CTGTCATGCGCTGATGGTAGCGCGCCTCCCGTGCCGTCATCAGGGGATGATCCCGCGCTCCCGGAACCGCGAGAACAGGCGGAAGAACATCGCGGCGGTGTCCTCGTAGGCGTGGAAGCCCGCACGCCGCGCCTTCGAACCGTCGCCGAACATGTCCCATGTCCACGAGAACACGAAGTCCGCGAAAGGCCACGCCGCGACGTGATCCATGGGTAGCGGCGGCAGGCCGTGCCGCTCCCGCAGCGCATCCCAGGCGCCGGCCCTGTCCGGCATCACCTCGGCCAGCGACATCGCCATCGGCGGCGCGGCCTCCATGCCGAACCATGCGGCCAGGCGGGGCCACAGATCGCACCAGCGCACCACATCGCCGTTCCCGATGTTCCATGCCTGGTTACCCGGCGCGTCGGTGGCGGCCCAGCATGCCGCATTCGCCAGCAGGCCGGCGTCGGTGAATTCGATCAGGCGGGTGTAGGCCTGGGCATTGCCGGGGAAACGCAACGGCACGTCCAATGCCTTCGACACGGACGCGTAGACGGCGATGGCCAGCGCGAGGTTGAGCGGGTTACCCACCGCATCGCCGCCGACCACCGCCGGACGCAATGCCGACCAGGTCCAGGCGGCGGACTCGCCGACGCGTTCCAGCAGGCGTTGCTGCGCGGTCATGAACTCCGTCGGCAGGATGGGCGGATCGTCCTCGCGCGCAGGGGTGCGGAACGGCCCCAGGTGGGCACCGTAGACCTTGTAGCCCTGCATGATCGACACATGCCGCAGACCGTGCGCCACCGGCAGCAACCCGTCGAGCAGGTTTTCCAGCATCGTCATGTTCGGCCCGAGCAGGCCCGGCCAGGTCGGACTGTCCTGGTAGGCCGCGTAGAAGACGTGGGTCACCTCGCGCGCCTCGCGCAGTGCAAGGCGGCTGGACGAACGGTCCAGCAGGTCGACGGCCAGGGCATGGTGGAGGCGGTTGGCCTCGCCGCCGCGCCGTGACGCGGTGACGATCGCCCAGTCGGATTGCCCGGCGAGATGGCGTGTCAACTGGCTGCCGATGACGCCATGGGCGCCGACGATGAGGGCGGTGTGGGAAGGCATGCGCTCGGGTTCCATGGGAAAGAAGGAGCCGCCAGCGTATTCACTGCCTTACGCAAGGATTAGTCCGACCATCAGGCTTACACTTATAAGAAATCGCAATGGAACTCGGATGGATCGTCTCCTCGCCATGCAGGTCTTCGTGCGCGTCGCCGAGCGCGGCAGCTTCTCCGCTGCCGCGCGGGCCATGGGTATCAGCCAGCCGTCGGCAAGCCAGCAGGTCGCCGCCCTGGAGGCCGAACTGGGGGTGCGCCTGATTCATCGCACCACCCGGCGCCTGACCCTTACCGATGCGGGAGCGCGCTACCTCGAACAGGCGACCGTGGTGCTCGATGCCCTGGCCGCCGCGGACGCCGCCGTGAAGGACAACCCGAGTCAACTGCACGGTCGCCTGCGCGTCCAGGCGCCCAGCGGTATCGGGCAGCAGGTGGTGGCGCCGTTACTGGTGGCCTTCCAGGCGGAGCATCCCGATGTGCGGGTGGAACTGGCCCTGGACGACCGCATCGCCGATGTCGTGGCGGAGGGGGTGGACCTGGCGATCAGGCTGGGCCCCTTGCCACCGAACGGGCTGGTCGCACGACACATCGGCCGGGTCGAACGCGCGCTCGTGGCCGCGCCCGACTACCTTGCGCGGCACGGCACCCCGTGTACGCCGGACCAGCTCAGCCTTCACCCGCACGTCCGCTTCAGCGGCAGCGTCGACCACCCGCTCAGGCTGACCGGACCGGACGGACCGGTCACTCTCACCGTGTCGCCGGGCTTCGTGGCCAACAACAGTTTCGTGCTGATTGCCGCGCTGGTCGCCGGCCGCGGTATCGGTGGCGTGCAGTTGCCGCTCGTGCGTGACGAACTGGCGTGCGGCACGCTGGTGCGCGTGCTCGAAGCGTTCACCTACCCGCCGCTGGACATGCACCTGGTGCTGCCGACGCGCCGCCACGTGCCATCCATCGTGAGGGCCTTCATGACGCGCGTCGAAACGGCCGCCGCGGACGCGTGTCGTTCCGACGCGTGAATCGACCGACCCGTTTCACGCGGTCTGCCGTGCGAAACGTTCCAGCCAGAGGAAATTCGCCAGGGCGGAGGTCGCCCCATGGGACTGCGTGCGCACCACGGTGTCCAGCAAAGCGAGCACCGCACGCGGTTCGACCAGCCCGATGTCGGCCAGCGCGCACTGCGTCAGCTGCGCGGTCAGCGAAAGCGCATGCCGCGCGATCAAAGGGGGCAGCACGTGGGCGAAGGTTTCCTTGCTGTACCCCTGTGGAAACACGTCGGCGCCCAGTTGCGATGCGAGGTAGCGTCGCATCACCTCCCTGCCCCGTCGGCTGGCCCGTGGCAACCGGTGGCAGAACGCCACCAGCTGCGGATCCCCAAGCGGCGCGACGGGCCATTGGCCATGGCGCAACATGTCCGGCGCACGACAGCCGTTGGCGATCAGCGATGTCATCGGCACGGGACCCGCTGGCGCGTCGAACGTGCGCAGGCTGCGCGCCGCCTCGCGCGCCCGGGGTGTCAGCAGACCTTCCGCGCAGGTCGCCGATTCGCCGACCCAGCCGGGGTCCACCGCCGCGCCGGGCATCGCTTCGCCAGCGTAGGCGGGAAACAGCTCGTCGCCGCCGACGCCGGTGAAGAGCGTGTCGCGACCTTGGGTTCGCGCCGATGACCACAACGCCATGCAGGCTTCGAGATAGAACTCGCGATAGAACCCTTGCGCGCCCACGGGCGCCATGTCCAGATCGGGCGGCCAGTCGGCAATGTCGACGGTCGCATCCGCCAGGCCCAGGCGATCGATAATGAGCGAGCGACGCGGCACCTGCGTGTCGCGCACCTCGCCGTCCAGGAGAATGCCCCGGCTGGCGAGAGTCGTGCCCAGCGAACGCAGCACCGTCGCCACGGTCGCGGAATCCATGCCGCCGCTGAGCTCCACCGTCGCATGCTCCCCGACGGGTCGAGCGGCGGCGCTTCGCCGCAAGGCGGCCTCGAAGGCGGGCAGGTCGTCCTCTCCCTCCCGATCCTCGCGCGGGGCGCTGGGCGCCACCGGGTCGGGATATCGCAGGTGGGCCTTACCCGGTTCGACGTAAAGCGACGCGCGCTCGGTGAGCATCGTGACGCCGCTGTACGGCTGCCGCGCGGCATACATCGTGTGCATCGCCAGACGATGACTGACGACTTCCGTATCCAGGGCCATGGGGAACGCGGCGAAATCGGCGGAATCCCACGACAAAGTGATCCGATCGTTCGTCGCCCGTGCATACACGGGAGCCGATCCGAGCATGCCCGCCCGTATCCGCAGGCGGCAGCCGACGCGTGCCACCTCCACCATCACGTAATCGAGCGGCCAGAGCACGCACGCCTGGTAAAGGTGATGAAACGCGTCCTCGTCCACGTGCCTCGTCGCGCAGGGCTCGCCGGCGAACGCAGCAAGGCCATCGGTGCCCGCCTGTCGTTCTCGCACGACGAGGAACCAGCGATCCGTCGTGACGATCAGGCAGGATTCCAGCATGCGATGCGCGTAAGGCGTGATCCGGCCGGGTCCGACGACCACCGATCCGTCGTGCCAGGATGGCGACAGCGAGAGGTCGTGCAGTGCGATGTCCGCCTTGATCAAACCATGGCCCCCTTCATGAGAAAGCCGCTCCCCATGAGGGAGCGGCCCGATGGTCACGATACCGCGCTGTCGCGCGGATCATCGACTGGCGATCAGCCCCAGTCGCCACCACCGCGCGAGCCGATGCGACCGATATCGCCGGTGTCGTCGATCTTCGGCTCGTGCTTGAACGCCGCCATCGTACGTTGCAGCGGGCCGTCCATCGGTATCCCGAACGGATTCATCATTCCTGTGTCTTGCATGGCGAGATCACGCTGGTCCATGAAAATGCTCCACTGGGTGAGGCCGCGGTAGCGCGGCTCGACGAAGCTAGCACGGCGTATCGCCGACGAACCGCCCCCTGCCTACGGGTTGCTGAAAACCGGCATCCATTGCCGAAAACGTGCTTTTACGGCCAGACAAGGCGCGCCTGGAAAAGCCGTCGTCGCCCGGAGCGTTCGTCACATCCGACGACGATCCGTGCATGACCGCAAACGATGGCTTTCCCACGGCTTTCCACGGCACGAAAACGCATACGGATCACTGCGTATCCTCGCGCCACGCGAGATCCCGGTCACACTTTCCCACCGGATGGCGGCACTAAGCTCGGCGCGCCTTACACGGCGAAGCCGACGTGCGGGGCATCACCCAGGGTACCCACGATCACCACGAACTCCCACCCGGCCTGCCGACATGCGCCACTACCTGCGCAACCGCTACGACGGTGTGACCGTGTTCCGTTCGTTCGCCGAGCAGGGCACCACGTACGACTGCATTCCCACCGGGCAGCAGCCGGCCTTGCGCGACGGCAGCCTTATCGCCTCACCGCCGGCGTCGGGGCCGATCGCCACGCATGCATCGAGCGCGTCTTCGACGGTTCCTTCGACCTGCCCGGCGGGTAGCATCCCGCTGGAACGCGTGGGCCTGGACCAGCTCACCCGCTTCCCCAGCCTGAAAGCGTTCTTCGCCAGGAGCCCCGCTCCGGAAGCACACCGGCAGGCATCGGGGTTCGCCACCGCGGATGCATCGTCGACGCATCACTACGCCTCGATGTTCGCCAGCATGGGTGGTGCGGAAATCGCCGGCGCCGGTGCCGACCTGAATATCTGGAACCCGGCCTTCGTCACCTCGAACGACTACATGTCGATCAGCCAGATATGGCTTGACGGGGCCAGCAGCAGCAACCAGACGCAGACCCTGGAAGTGGGCTGGCAACGTCGGCCCAGCTACGGCACCTGGGGTAACCAATCCATCCTGTTCGTCTACTCGACGCAGGACGGCTACGTGAGCACCGGCTGCCACAACCTGGAATGCGGCGAGTTCGTGCAGGTGGCATCGGGGAATGTCTTCGGCGTGGCCTTCGCCGCCAGCCGTTACAGCAGCACCAACGGTGCGCAGGGCGTGGTGAAGGTGGCCTACCAGCGCAATGCCGACGGCAACTGGTGGCTCAACGTCGATGGCACCTGGGTGGGGTATTACAAGGCGGCGCTGTACTCGGGCGACCTTGCCACGACAAGCAGCAACACTGCATTCACCGCCGGCGGCGAGACGTACGCCAATGGTGGCGGCGCAAGCACTCCCATGGGCAGCGGCGTCTTCGCGGCCAATGGCTATCGCAAGGCAGCCTTCCAGGCCAACCACTTCTATATCGACAGTGCCCTTGCTTCGCACGCCGTCACGCAATTGTCGAGCGTGGTCGTCAGCGATCCTGCGTGTTACACGATCGCGTTTGCCGGACAGCGTTATGGCGGAGTCGTGCCCGGGGCCAGCACGATCGCGCCGTCACCGGAAATGACGACCGGTGAAGGTTTCTACTTCGGTGGGCCGGGTTGCCACTGAGCGAAGAGACTCAGTCGGGCTCGCCCCGGTGGTCGGCGTCAAGCCAGCCCCGGGGCCGGTTCATCGCCCACTCCACCTCGCGCGCTTCCTCCTCGGCCAGGCCACCGCCACCGATCGCGCGCTGCAACGCTTCGCGCGACAGGCCGAGCAGCTTAGATTTCCGTATACGGGGCTCCAGGCCTTCGGGACCCAGTTCTTCCATCAAACCCATGAGGTTCGCCCGACGGATGCGCTGGAGGCGGAGCATCGCATCGATATCAGCCGTTACCTGTGCGGACGGAAAAACGTCCGAACCGGAAGATGCCTCTGCCAGGGGAGTATGCGATCGGGAAAGGTTCATAACGGTCTTGCCTGCTGCATAAACGGGACTTCGCGTGGCTAAGCTAGCGGCATTCGGCACCGATTGCTCGCCGGAAATAGGCGTTCCTGCTGCGGACTTCCGCATAGTCGGATAGCTGCTGCGACACGTATTGCAATCGATTGCTCGTTAGTGGAGCCTTCGCGCGGCACGACGGCCCCGCTCAGCCGCACCCTGTCATCGACAGAGAGCGCTTGCTGGACCGTCACTGGCGCAACCCTGTCCTCTCGGCGTCTCCACCATGCTTGCGCGTTCCGCCATCCCGCTTCGATCCGTACTCGCCAGCCCCAGGTCGATGCGGCTATGGCAGATATTCAATATGAATGTCGGCTTCTTCGGTATCCAGTTCGGGTTCGGCCTGCAACAGGGCTTCATGAGCCCGATCTACAAATACCTGGGAGCCGAGGATGCCTCGCTGCCACTCCTGTGGCTGGCCGGCCCCGTCACGGGCCTGCTGATCCAGCCACTCATCGGTGCGCTCAGCGATCGCACCACGTCGCGTTTCGGTCGTCGTACGCCTTATTTCGTCGTCGGAGCGATCCTGTGCAGCGCCTGCCTGTTCGCCCTGCCCGGCAGCGGCACCCTGTGGATGGCCGCGGGCCTGCTCTGGGTACTGGATGCGGCCGCGAACGTGACGATGGAGCCCTACCGCGCCTTCGTCAACGATATGCTGCCGCCCGCGCAGCACGCCGCCGGGTTCATGGTGCAGAGCGCCTTTACCGGCCTGTCGCAGACACTGGCCTACCTCATGCCGTCCATGCTGGTGATGCTCGGGATGCATGCGGACCGGACCAACGCGCACGGCGTGCCGGCCGCGGTTGAAGTCGCCTTCATCATCGGTGGTGTGGTGTCGGTGGCCTCCATCGCCTGGTCGGTCTACACCACACGCGAGTCACCCGTGGTGCCCGACGAGGCAACGCCGCTATCGCTGCGCACGGCCGTTCTCGACGTATGGACCGCCGTGCGAGATATGCCCGCCACCATGCGCCAGCTCGCGGCGATGATGCTGTTCCAGTGGTATGCGATGTTCTGCTATTGGCAGTACGTCGCTCTTTCCCTTGCACGCGCCCTGTACGGCACCACGAACGCACACGATCCGCATTTCACCGATGCCGCGCTGCTGAGCGGACGCATCGGCGGCGCCTATAACTTCGTCGCCTTCGTCATGGCGTTCGCCATGCTGCCGCTGCTGCGCAGGGTGGGACCGGCCCGGCTGCATGCCGCGTCGCTCCTGCTGGGCGGGCTGGGTATCGTGGCGGTGCCGGCCATCACTACGCCATGGCTGCTGATCGTACCCATGATCGGCCTGGGCATCGCCTGGGCCAGCATGATGGGCAACCCCTATGCGATGCTGGCCTCGTCAATTCCCCGCGAGCGCGCAGGCGTCTACATGGGGATATTCAACACCTTCATCGTCGTACCGATGCTCATCCAGGTGCTCACCGTGCGGGTTTTCTATCGCCTTCTCGGTAACGATCCCCGGCACATCCTGCTATTGGCGGGTGTGGCGCTGTGCATCGCCGCCGCGCTGGCGTGGCGCATCCGTGCGCCGGCGGCCCTGACGGTTTGAAGAAACGAGTTCGCGCGGCCCTGCTCGTCGCCTGCATGCCGCTTGCCTTCGACTCGACGTCCGCCTTGGCCGATGCATGGCGCGGGACGGTCGGCGTCAGTTCCCAACTGGTCGGGCTCGGCGTGGCCATGGCCGGACGAGGCCCTGTCATCCAGGCCAACGAAACGCGCGTGGGCACCTCTGGCTGGTCGGTGGGCGCTTCCGGCAGCTACCAGGCCGGGCGACCCCGCCACGCGCTCGAAGCCATCCTCCAGGTCGGCAAGGCGTGGCCGTTGTCGGATCGTTGGGACCTGCAGGCCTCGGTGGCGCATTACCGGTATCCGAGCCACGATCGCATGGCACGCACGCTTGACCAGACACAGGTCGGTGCGACGGCGATCTATCGCGACGTGTTCAGCCTGAGTCTGTGGAGCGTGTCGCTGGCACATGGCTCGCCGCGTCCGCACGCGGAAGTCGATGCGGCGTTCCACTGGCCGCTGACGGCCTATCTTTCGCTCGATACCGCAGTGGGCGAGGCGCAATATCTTGCTCCTCGCCACTGGTATGCGAACGACCAGAGGCCGCATTGGTTCGCCTACGGCCATCTCGGTCTCGACTGGAACCGGATGGCCTGGCATGTAGCGGTGCAACGCATCGCCAGCACCTTTCATCGACCACTCCACGACTACCGTGTGGCACCGTGGGTAGCGACGATCAGCCGGGATTTCTGACACGCATGGCCGACATACACGGCCGTATGGATGTCCATTGTCACAGCACATTCGTGGCGGAGTAACAATGTGCCGATAACGTGCAGGGCTAATCGCTGCGAATCTTCGATCCCCATCGACGGGTTCCGCCGGCGATTCTCCTTGGCACTGGGGCTGCATCGTCATGAACCTTTCGTACCACCAGCCCGTGCGGATGCTTTCGCTCGTCGGCGTACTGCTGGCGCTGTTCCCTTGCGGGGCGAGCGCGGAAGCGCCGACCCGCATCAACGACGTGCAGTACATCGGCAGCCATAACAGCTACCACGCAGGCCTCGCACCAGGCGAGGCTGCCGTCTGGAAGCAAATCGATCCTTCGCTGTTCGCGAAACTCGACTACGCCCACCCCGCCTTGTCGAAGCAGCTGGACGACGGCGTACGCCAGGTGGAACTGGATGTCTATGGCGACCGCCTCGGCGGACGCTACGCCCACCCGGCGATCGTCGGCCGCGTGGCCGCGGCGGGGCTTCCCGCCGATGCGCCGTTCGCCGATCCGCAGGTCATGGCGACGCCCGGGTTCAAGGTCATGCATGTGCAGGACCTCGATCAACGCAGCACCTGCGAGCCCTTGCAGGCATGCCTTCATGAACTGCGCGCCTGGTCGCTCGCGCACCCCGGCCATCTTCCGCTGTTCATCCTGCTTGAAACGGAAGAAGAGGCGCTGCCGCTTTCCGTACCCTTCGTACCCGTGGTGCCCGAACCGTTCGACGCCGATGCGATGAACCGGCTCGACGCCGAAGTTCGCCGCGTCTTTCCGCGTTCCTCCTACATCGCCCCGGACGACGTTCGTGGCCGTTACGCCACACTGGACGAAGCGGTGCGTCACGATGGGTGGCCCACGCTGGCCGCGGCGCG
This DNA window, taken from Luteibacter sp. 9135, encodes the following:
- a CDS encoding SDR family oxidoreductase, which codes for MPSHTALIVGAHGVIGSQLTRHLAGQSDWAIVTASRRGGEANRLHHALAVDLLDRSSSRLALREAREVTHVFYAAYQDSPTWPGLLGPNMTMLENLLDGLLPVAHGLRHVSIMQGYKVYGAHLGPFRTPAREDDPPILPTEFMTAQQRLLERVGESAAWTWSALRPAVVGGDAVGNPLNLALAIAVYASVSKALDVPLRFPGNAQAYTRLIEFTDAGLLANAACWAATDAPGNQAWNIGNGDVVRWCDLWPRLAAWFGMEAAPPMAMSLAEVMPDRAGAWDALRERHGLPPLPMDHVAAWPFADFVFSWTWDMFGDGSKARRAGFHAYEDTAAMFFRLFSRFRERGIIP
- a CDS encoding LysR family transcriptional regulator produces the protein MDRLLAMQVFVRVAERGSFSAAARAMGISQPSASQQVAALEAELGVRLIHRTTRRLTLTDAGARYLEQATVVLDALAAADAAVKDNPSQLHGRLRVQAPSGIGQQVVAPLLVAFQAEHPDVRVELALDDRIADVVAEGVDLAIRLGPLPPNGLVARHIGRVERALVAAPDYLARHGTPCTPDQLSLHPHVRFSGSVDHPLRLTGPDGPVTLTVSPGFVANNSFVLIAALVAGRGIGGVQLPLVRDELACGTLVRVLEAFTYPPLDMHLVLPTRRHVPSIVRAFMTRVETAAADACRSDA
- a CDS encoding neprosin family prolyl endopeptidase is translated as MRHYLRNRYDGVTVFRSFAEQGTTYDCIPTGQQPALRDGSLIASPPASGPIATHASSASSTVPSTCPAGSIPLERVGLDQLTRFPSLKAFFARSPAPEAHRQASGFATADASSTHHYASMFASMGGAEIAGAGADLNIWNPAFVTSNDYMSISQIWLDGASSSNQTQTLEVGWQRRPSYGTWGNQSILFVYSTQDGYVSTGCHNLECGEFVQVASGNVFGVAFAASRYSSTNGAQGVVKVAYQRNADGNWWLNVDGTWVGYYKAALYSGDLATTSSNTAFTAGGETYANGGGASTPMGSGVFAANGYRKAAFQANHFYIDSALASHAVTQLSSVVVSDPACYTIAFAGQRYGGVVPGASTIAPSPEMTTGEGFYFGGPGCH
- a CDS encoding MFS transporter — protein: MRLWQIFNMNVGFFGIQFGFGLQQGFMSPIYKYLGAEDASLPLLWLAGPVTGLLIQPLIGALSDRTTSRFGRRTPYFVVGAILCSACLFALPGSGTLWMAAGLLWVLDAAANVTMEPYRAFVNDMLPPAQHAAGFMVQSAFTGLSQTLAYLMPSMLVMLGMHADRTNAHGVPAAVEVAFIIGGVVSVASIAWSVYTTRESPVVPDEATPLSLRTAVLDVWTAVRDMPATMRQLAAMMLFQWYAMFCYWQYVALSLARALYGTTNAHDPHFTDAALLSGRIGGAYNFVAFVMAFAMLPLLRRVGPARLHAASLLLGGLGIVAVPAITTPWLLIVPMIGLGIAWASMMGNPYAMLASSIPRERAGVYMGIFNTFIVVPMLIQVLTVRVFYRLLGNDPRHILLLAGVALCIAAALAWRIRAPAALTV
- a CDS encoding phosphatidylinositol-specific phospholipase C1-like protein, which gives rise to MNLSYHQPVRMLSLVGVLLALFPCGASAEAPTRINDVQYIGSHNSYHAGLAPGEAAVWKQIDPSLFAKLDYAHPALSKQLDDGVRQVELDVYGDRLGGRYAHPAIVGRVAAAGLPADAPFADPQVMATPGFKVMHVQDLDQRSTCEPLQACLHELRAWSLAHPGHLPLFILLETEEEALPLSVPFVPVVPEPFDADAMNRLDAEVRRVFPRSSYIAPDDVRGRYATLDEAVRHDGWPTLAAARGHVIFLLDQHSVGKAYMQGHPALRGRAMFTNATPGEDDAAFLELNDGPADEIAKRVRQGYLVRTRTDADLIEATHDDVRRRDAMLASGAQLLSTDFPAHEPASTGYVVAFPGNAVARCDPLRLHESCARMDLTHR